A region from the Mycolicibacterium phlei genome encodes:
- a CDS encoding Bax inhibitor-1/YccA family protein, which yields MRESSNPVFRSLPKTQGGYAQFGTGAAAYGTQAVHADPYAVQYPDQRQAGVARPMTIDDVVTKTGITLAVLTASAVVTYVLAMMNPAIALPLVMIGALGGLVMVLIATFGRKQDNPGIVLTYAVLEGLALGGISWVFGQSVEIAGGSAGALITQAVLGTFGVFFGMLVVYKTGAIRVTPKFTRFIVAGLFGVVALMLGNLVLGLFGVGGGEGMGLRAGGPIAIIFSLVCIGLAAFSFLIDFDAADQMIRAGAPEKAAWGVALGLTVTLVWLYIEILRLLSYFQSD from the coding sequence GTGCGGGAATCCAGCAACCCCGTATTCCGGTCCCTGCCTAAGACGCAGGGCGGATATGCGCAGTTCGGTACCGGGGCCGCCGCCTACGGTACGCAGGCGGTACACGCCGACCCCTATGCGGTGCAGTACCCCGACCAGCGGCAGGCAGGCGTTGCCCGCCCGATGACCATCGACGACGTCGTCACCAAGACGGGCATCACGCTCGCGGTGCTGACCGCGTCGGCGGTGGTGACCTACGTGCTGGCGATGATGAACCCGGCGATCGCCCTGCCCCTGGTGATGATCGGGGCGCTCGGCGGCCTGGTGATGGTCCTGATCGCCACGTTCGGGCGCAAGCAGGACAACCCCGGCATCGTGCTGACCTACGCGGTCCTCGAAGGCCTGGCGCTCGGCGGTATCTCGTGGGTGTTCGGCCAGAGTGTGGAGATCGCCGGCGGTAGCGCCGGTGCGCTGATCACCCAGGCGGTGCTCGGCACGTTCGGTGTCTTCTTCGGCATGCTCGTCGTCTACAAGACCGGCGCCATCCGGGTCACCCCGAAGTTCACCCGCTTCATCGTGGCCGGCCTGTTCGGGGTGGTCGCGCTGATGCTCGGCAACCTGGTGCTCGGCCTGTTCGGTGTCGGCGGCGGTGAGGGCATGGGCCTGCGCGCCGGTGGCCCGATCGCGATCATCTTCTCGCTGGTCTGCATCGGCCTGGCGGCGTTCAGCTTCCTGATCGACTTCGACGCGGCTGACCAGATGATCCGCGCCGGCGCCCCCGAGAAGGCGGCGTGGGGCGTGGCCCTCGGCCTGACCGTCACGCTGGTCTGGCTGTACATCGAGATCCTGCGGCTGCTGTCGTACTTCCAGAGCGACTAG
- a CDS encoding enoyl-CoA hydratase/isomerase family protein: MGENEDVLVTVDGGVGRITLNRPKAINSLTHPMVTAMERALTEWEDDDAITAVLLDGAGERGLCAGGDIVVLYHSARADGSEARAFWYDEYQLNAHIGRYRKPYVAIMDGIVMGGGVGVSAHGNVRVATDTTRMAMPEVGIGFIPDVGGTKILSHAPGLLGYHAALTGANFNGADAIALGFADHYVPHDKLDDFKAAVVADGVDAALAAFAVEPPASPLAAQRDWIDVCYAEKTVTDILAALRAHGGPAAEAADLIETRSPIAVSVTLESLRRAAELDTLEDVLRQEYRVSCASLRSHDFVEGIRAQVVDKDRNPKWSPASLAAVTPADVEAYFAPADRELEFTK; this comes from the coding sequence GTGGGCGAAAACGAGGATGTCCTAGTAACTGTTGACGGCGGGGTCGGGCGCATCACCCTGAATCGCCCCAAGGCCATCAACTCGCTGACTCACCCGATGGTCACCGCGATGGAGCGGGCGCTGACCGAGTGGGAGGACGACGACGCCATCACGGCCGTCCTGCTCGACGGCGCGGGCGAGCGCGGTCTGTGCGCAGGCGGCGACATCGTCGTGCTGTACCACAGCGCCCGCGCCGACGGCTCCGAGGCGCGCGCGTTCTGGTACGACGAGTACCAGCTCAACGCCCATATCGGCCGCTACCGCAAGCCGTATGTGGCGATCATGGACGGCATCGTGATGGGCGGCGGCGTCGGTGTCAGCGCGCACGGCAACGTCCGCGTCGCCACCGACACCACCCGGATGGCGATGCCCGAGGTCGGCATCGGCTTCATCCCCGACGTGGGCGGCACCAAGATCCTGTCGCACGCCCCTGGCCTGCTCGGCTACCACGCCGCGCTCACCGGCGCGAACTTCAACGGCGCCGACGCGATCGCGCTCGGTTTCGCCGACCACTACGTGCCCCACGACAAGCTCGACGACTTCAAGGCCGCCGTCGTCGCCGACGGGGTGGACGCCGCACTCGCCGCGTTCGCCGTCGAACCCCCGGCCAGCCCGCTTGCCGCGCAGCGTGATTGGATCGACGTCTGCTACGCCGAGAAGACGGTCACCGACATCCTGGCCGCGCTGCGCGCCCACGGCGGTCCGGCCGCCGAGGCCGCCGACCTGATCGAGACACGCTCCCCGATCGCGGTGTCGGTGACGCTGGAATCGCTGCGCCGCGCCGCAGAACTCGACACACTCGAGGACGTGCTGCGCCAGGAGTACCGGGTGTCGTGCGCGTCGCTGCGCTCGCACGACTTCGTCGAGGGTATCCGCGCGCAGGTCGTCGACAAGGACCGCAATCCCAAGTGGTCGCCCGCGTCGCTGGCGGCCGTCACCCCCGCCGACGTCGAGGCCTACTTCGCGCCGGCCGACCGCGAACTGGAGTTCACCAAATGA
- a CDS encoding enoyl-CoA hydratase produces the protein MSDYETIIVTRDDRVATITLNRPKALNALNSQVMNEVTTAAAELDDDPGIGAIIITGNEKAFAAGADIKEMAGLTFADVFGSDFFAAWGKFAAVRTPTIAAVAGYALGGGCELAMMCDILIAADTAKFGQPEIKLGVLPGMGGSQRLTRAIGKAKAMDLILTGRNMDAEEAERAGLVARVVPADKLLEEANAVAKTIAEMSLSAARMAKEAVNRAFETTLAEGLLYERRLFHSAFATEDQTEGMAAFTEKRTPNFRHR, from the coding sequence ATGAGCGACTACGAGACGATCATCGTCACCCGCGACGACCGCGTCGCCACCATCACGCTGAACCGGCCCAAGGCGCTCAACGCGCTCAACAGCCAGGTGATGAACGAAGTCACCACGGCCGCAGCCGAACTCGACGACGATCCGGGGATCGGCGCGATCATCATCACCGGGAACGAGAAGGCGTTCGCGGCGGGCGCGGACATCAAGGAGATGGCGGGCCTGACGTTCGCCGACGTGTTCGGCAGCGACTTCTTCGCCGCCTGGGGCAAGTTCGCCGCGGTGCGCACACCCACCATCGCCGCGGTCGCCGGGTACGCGCTCGGCGGCGGCTGCGAGCTGGCGATGATGTGCGACATCCTGATCGCCGCGGACACCGCGAAATTCGGCCAGCCCGAGATCAAGCTGGGTGTACTGCCGGGTATGGGCGGCAGCCAGCGGCTGACCCGCGCGATCGGCAAGGCCAAGGCGATGGACCTGATCCTGACCGGCCGCAACATGGACGCCGAGGAGGCCGAGCGCGCCGGCCTGGTCGCCCGCGTGGTGCCCGCCGACAAGCTGCTCGAGGAGGCCAACGCGGTCGCCAAGACCATCGCGGAAATGTCGTTGTCGGCGGCGCGGATGGCCAAGGAGGCCGTCAACCGTGCGTTCGAGACGACGCTGGCCGAGGGCCTGCTCTACGAACGCCGGCTGTTCCATTCGGCGTTCGCCACCGAGGACCAGACCGAGGGCATGGCGGCGTTCACCGAGAAGCGCACGCCGAACTTCCGCCACCGTTAA
- a CDS encoding alpha/beta hydrolase: MTDTREIVEEAPPQRSAKKSWWVRHYTFTGTALGLVFVWFSLTPSLLPRGPLFQGLVSAGAGAFGYGLGVFVVWLVRYMRSKDSSPPAPRTAWIALVIIGVIGQLWMMIYFDRWQDEVRDLDGVARLGFWDYPLTAVVSIVVLFALVEIGQLIGKLIRFLTRQLERVAPPRVSGVVAVGLILALFIALLNGVVVRFAMKTINSTFSAVNDETDPDFPAPTSPLRSGGPGSLASWESLGHQGRVFVSAGPTVEELTAFNGRPALEPIRAYAGLHSANGIKATAALAARELQRMGGLQREVVAVATTTGTGWINEAEASALEYMFNGDTAIVSMQYSFLPSWLSFLVDKENARQAGQALFEAVDELIRVMPPAQRPRLVVFGESLGSFGGEAPFLALNNLIARTDGALFSGPTFNNTIWTQLTHNRDPDSPMWLPIYDKGENVRFAARAENLDRPDDPWGHPRVVYLQHASDPISWWSPDLLFTEPDWLKEPRGYDVSGRMQWIPVVTFLQVSADMAVAVDVPDGHGHVYIKDVADAWAAILEPPGWTPEKTEKLRPLLTNDENA, encoded by the coding sequence GTGACCGACACCCGCGAAATCGTCGAGGAGGCACCGCCGCAGCGGTCCGCGAAGAAGAGTTGGTGGGTACGGCACTACACGTTCACCGGCACCGCGCTGGGGCTGGTGTTCGTGTGGTTCTCGCTGACCCCGTCGCTGCTGCCTCGCGGCCCGCTGTTCCAGGGGCTCGTCAGCGCCGGCGCGGGCGCATTCGGCTACGGCCTCGGCGTGTTCGTGGTCTGGCTGGTGCGCTACATGCGCTCCAAGGACAGCAGCCCGCCTGCACCGCGCACGGCGTGGATCGCGCTGGTCATCATCGGCGTCATCGGCCAGCTGTGGATGATGATCTACTTCGACCGCTGGCAGGACGAGGTCCGTGACCTCGACGGCGTGGCGCGGCTGGGCTTCTGGGACTATCCGCTGACCGCGGTGGTGTCGATCGTGGTGCTTTTCGCGCTCGTCGAGATCGGACAGTTGATCGGCAAGCTGATCCGCTTCCTCACCCGCCAGCTCGAACGTGTTGCCCCGCCGCGGGTTTCGGGGGTCGTCGCGGTAGGGCTGATCCTGGCGCTGTTCATCGCGCTGCTCAACGGCGTGGTGGTGCGGTTCGCGATGAAGACCATCAACAGCACGTTCTCCGCGGTCAACGACGAGACCGATCCGGACTTCCCGGCGCCGACGTCGCCGCTGCGCTCGGGCGGGCCCGGCTCGCTGGCCAGTTGGGAGTCGCTGGGGCACCAGGGCCGGGTGTTCGTCTCGGCGGGGCCGACGGTCGAGGAGCTCACCGCGTTCAACGGCAGGCCCGCGCTGGAGCCGATCCGCGCCTACGCCGGGCTGCACTCCGCCAACGGGATCAAGGCCACCGCCGCGCTGGCCGCCCGCGAACTGCAGCGCATGGGCGGGCTGCAGCGCGAGGTGGTCGCGGTCGCCACCACCACCGGCACCGGCTGGATCAACGAGGCCGAGGCCTCGGCGCTGGAGTACATGTTCAACGGCGACACCGCGATCGTGTCGATGCAGTACTCGTTCCTGCCGAGTTGGCTGTCGTTCCTGGTGGACAAGGAGAACGCGCGGCAAGCGGGGCAGGCACTGTTCGAGGCCGTCGACGAGCTGATCCGGGTGATGCCCCCGGCGCAGCGGCCGCGGCTGGTGGTGTTCGGCGAGAGCCTGGGCTCGTTCGGCGGTGAGGCGCCGTTCCTGGCGCTCAACAACCTGATCGCCCGCACCGACGGCGCCCTGTTCAGCGGGCCGACGTTCAACAACACGATCTGGACGCAGCTGACCCACAACCGCGATCCGGACTCGCCGATGTGGCTGCCGATCTACGACAAGGGTGAGAACGTCCGGTTCGCCGCCCGCGCCGAGAACCTGGACCGACCCGACGATCCGTGGGGTCATCCGCGGGTGGTGTACCTGCAGCACGCCTCCGACCCGATCTCCTGGTGGAGTCCGGATCTGCTGTTCACCGAACCGGATTGGCTCAAGGAGCCCCGCGGCTACGACGTCTCCGGGCGCATGCAGTGGATCCCGGTGGTGACGTTCCTGCAGGTGTCGGCGGATATGGCGGTGGCCGTCGATGTGCCCGACGGGCACGGCCACGTCTACATCAAGGACGTCGCCGACGCATGGGCGGCGATCCTGGAGCCGCCTGGCTGGACCCCGGAGAAGACCGAGAAGCTGCGCCCGCTGCTCACCAACGACGAGAACGCTTAG
- a CDS encoding rhodanese-like domain-containing protein, translating to MSRIDRVLEAARARLRRLPAAEVPAALARGAILVDIRPQAQRAQEGEVPGALVIERNVLEWRCDPTSEARLPQAVDDDVEWVILCSEGYTSSLAAAALQDLGLHRATDVIGGYHAMKAEGLVN from the coding sequence ATGAGCCGCATCGACCGCGTACTGGAGGCGGCCAGGGCCCGGCTGCGCCGGCTGCCCGCCGCCGAGGTGCCCGCCGCGCTGGCGCGCGGGGCGATCCTCGTCGACATCCGGCCGCAGGCGCAGCGCGCACAGGAGGGCGAGGTGCCCGGCGCGCTGGTCATCGAACGCAATGTGCTGGAGTGGCGCTGCGACCCGACCAGCGAGGCGCGGCTGCCGCAGGCCGTCGACGACGACGTCGAGTGGGTGATCCTGTGTTCGGAGGGCTACACGTCGAGCCTGGCCGCGGCGGCGCTGCAGGACCTCGGCCTGCACCGCGCCACCGACGTGATCGGTGGGTATCACGCGATGAAGGCTGAAGGCCTTGTCAACTAA